The Flavobacterium sp. 123 genome contains a region encoding:
- a CDS encoding glycosyltransferase family 2 protein — protein sequence MKFSLIICTYMRPKPLLKLLQSVQEQTVYPDEILIIDGSTNNETKSILEENVFQNLNYFKVSPENRGLTKQRNFGIERVEDEMDVVCFLDDDTVLENDYFEQLLNTYAIYPEALGVGGFIIDDVIAFEFVGNNYQPKISEYFFDGWKRKDSSRFVLRKKMGLDSDCPPGYSSLYSHGRSIGFLPPSGKIYQVEMLMGGVSSFRKLVFNKLQFSTYFEGYGLYEDADFTLRLAKTGNLYVNTAAKLNHYHAVSGRPNQYQYGKMVVRNGWYVWRIKNPKPQLNAKIKWHSITILLTMIRYSNALTTNKKAAALTEAIGRTIGWWSLLFNKPKLEK from the coding sequence ATGAAATTTTCTCTGATTATTTGTACTTACATGCGTCCTAAGCCGTTGCTCAAATTATTGCAATCGGTTCAGGAACAAACAGTATATCCGGACGAGATTTTAATTATAGACGGCTCGACAAATAATGAAACAAAAAGTATTTTGGAAGAAAATGTATTTCAAAATTTAAATTATTTTAAAGTTTCTCCAGAAAATCGAGGGCTCACAAAACAAAGAAATTTTGGAATTGAAAGAGTTGAAGATGAAATGGACGTAGTTTGTTTTTTAGATGATGATACGGTTTTAGAAAATGATTATTTTGAACAACTTCTGAATACCTATGCAATTTATCCAGAAGCTTTAGGTGTTGGAGGTTTTATAATTGATGATGTAATTGCTTTCGAATTTGTAGGCAATAATTATCAACCAAAAATAAGTGAGTATTTTTTTGATGGATGGAAAAGAAAAGATAGTAGTCGTTTCGTTCTTAGAAAAAAAATGGGATTAGACAGTGATTGTCCTCCAGGATATTCCTCTTTATATTCACATGGACGAAGTATCGGTTTTTTACCTCCAAGTGGGAAAATATATCAGGTTGAAATGCTAATGGGAGGTGTTTCTTCTTTTAGAAAATTAGTTTTTAATAAGTTACAATTCTCCACTTATTTTGAAGGATATGGATTATATGAAGATGCAGATTTTACATTACGACTTGCTAAAACAGGAAATTTATATGTAAATACCGCTGCAAAACTGAATCATTATCATGCAGTTTCAGGAAGACCTAACCAATACCAATATGGAAAAATGGTAGTTCGGAATGGTTGGTATGTTTGGCGGATTAAGAATCCAAAACCACAGCTGAATGCTAAAATAAAATGGCATTCAATCACTATTCTTTTAACAATGATTCGATACAGTAATGCACTGACTACAAATAAAAAAGCAGCAGCATTGACAGAAGCAATTGGAAGAACTATTGGGTGGTGGAGTTTGTTGTTTAATAAACCAAAATTAGAAAAGTAA
- a CDS encoding glycosyltransferase family 4 protein: MKIAFLTPEYPHYKTGNSGGIGTSIKNLALGLIKQGCSVRILVYGQKEDAVFEDNGICVQQIQNVKRKGISWYLTRKKLQRILNTLYENQEIDIVEAPDWTGITSFMKLKIPLVIRFHGSDTYFCHLENRHQKLKNFWFEKLAVQKAKAFIAPTTFAGEVSRKLFGIKNKIIKTIHYGLELNKFENLNPGVYEKGLILYIGTIIRKKGVYELSEIFNLVRKQHPEAKLILIGEDSSDIATQSQSTWHLLQQQFQSEDLEKVSYLGKIPYHEVQSYIKKAQVCVFPTFAETLGMVTIESMAMQKPIVNSNFDWAKELIIDGESGFLVYPKNHIEYAAKINAILEDNLLAKQLGENARKRVENLFDIEKISRENLRFYETLIK; encoded by the coding sequence ATGAAAATTGCTTTTCTAACACCAGAATACCCGCATTATAAAACAGGAAACTCTGGAGGGATAGGCACGAGTATTAAAAACTTAGCTTTAGGACTTATAAAGCAAGGCTGTTCTGTTCGGATATTGGTATATGGGCAAAAAGAAGATGCCGTTTTTGAAGACAATGGTATTTGTGTTCAACAAATACAAAATGTAAAACGGAAAGGAATTTCGTGGTATCTTACCAGAAAAAAACTTCAAAGAATACTAAATACTTTATATGAAAATCAAGAAATTGATATAGTAGAAGCGCCAGATTGGACAGGTATTACTTCTTTTATGAAACTTAAAATCCCATTAGTCATTCGTTTTCATGGTAGTGATACCTACTTTTGTCATCTTGAAAATCGCCACCAAAAACTAAAGAATTTTTGGTTTGAAAAATTAGCTGTTCAAAAAGCGAAAGCTTTTATTGCTCCAACAACTTTTGCAGGAGAGGTTTCTCGAAAATTGTTTGGAATTAAAAATAAAATTATAAAAACTATTCATTACGGACTCGAACTAAATAAATTTGAGAATTTAAATCCTGGAGTTTATGAGAAAGGTTTGATTTTATACATTGGAACAATTATCCGAAAAAAAGGAGTTTACGAATTATCTGAAATTTTTAATTTAGTTAGAAAGCAGCATCCTGAGGCTAAACTAATCTTGATTGGAGAAGATTCGTCTGATATTGCTACGCAATCACAATCTACTTGGCATCTTTTACAGCAACAATTTCAGTCTGAAGACTTGGAAAAAGTAAGCTATCTTGGTAAAATTCCTTATCATGAAGTACAGTCATATATAAAAAAAGCTCAAGTCTGTGTTTTTCCTACTTTTGCAGAAACGTTAGGGATGGTAACTATTGAGTCGATGGCGATGCAAAAGCCTATTGTAAATAGTAATTTTGATTGGGCAAAAGAACTAATTATAGATGGTGAAAGTGGTTTCTTAGTGTATCCTAAAAATCATATTGAATATGCAGCAAAAATTAATGCTATTTTAGAAGATAATTTATTAGCAAAACAATTAGGGGAAAATGCTAGAAAACGGGTAGAAAATCTTTTTGATATTGAAAAAATCTCCAGAGAAAATCTCCGTTTTTATGAAACTTTAATAAAATAA
- a CDS encoding glycosyltransferase: protein MKFAIITFVPHILKDSKYYAYSPYVREMNVWSKYAEEIILVAPQEEGKLSPIESSYNHKNINFIKIDSFDVLNLKSIALSIYKIPRISWHIFSAMQKADHIHLRCPGNVGLLGCFIQILFPNKPKTAKYAGNWDSKSKQPWTYKLQQWILNNAFLTRNMQVLVYGSWEGVSKHVVPFFTATYSESEKVPLRNLMLYSTVDFIFVGTLVSGKRPLYAIQLVEDLYRKGFDVRLKLFGEGVERGKLMSYIKEHQLQNIISLQGNENFETVKSAYQNSHFVVLPSESEGWPKVIAEGMFWGCVPISSSVSCTPYMLNYGERGVLLTMDLEKDVRQIQTLLSNATDFDKKRIEASNWSRKYTLDFFEKEILEILNSK, encoded by the coding sequence ATGAAATTTGCTATTATAACTTTTGTTCCTCATATTTTAAAGGATAGCAAATATTATGCTTATTCTCCGTATGTGCGAGAAATGAATGTTTGGTCAAAATATGCTGAAGAAATTATTTTAGTAGCACCTCAAGAGGAAGGGAAACTAAGTCCAATAGAAAGCTCTTACAATCATAAAAATATTAATTTTATAAAGATTGACAGTTTTGATGTTTTAAATCTCAAATCAATTGCGCTTTCTATTTATAAAATACCAAGAATTAGTTGGCATATTTTTTCTGCGATGCAAAAAGCAGATCACATTCATTTGCGTTGTCCTGGAAATGTAGGATTGTTGGGTTGTTTTATCCAAATTTTGTTTCCTAATAAACCAAAAACAGCTAAATATGCAGGCAATTGGGATTCTAAATCAAAACAACCTTGGACTTATAAATTGCAACAATGGATTTTAAATAATGCGTTCTTAACTCGGAATATGCAGGTTTTGGTTTATGGAAGTTGGGAGGGAGTTTCTAAGCATGTAGTCCCTTTTTTTACGGCAACCTATTCAGAATCAGAGAAAGTTCCTTTGCGAAATTTAATGCTATATTCAACTGTTGATTTTATTTTTGTGGGGACTTTAGTTTCTGGTAAAAGACCATTATATGCTATTCAATTAGTTGAGGATTTATATAGAAAAGGATTTGATGTTCGACTCAAATTATTTGGCGAAGGTGTTGAAAGAGGAAAATTAATGTCTTATATAAAAGAGCATCAATTGCAAAACATCATTAGTTTACAAGGAAATGAAAATTTTGAAACAGTAAAATCAGCATATCAAAACAGTCATTTTGTGGTGTTACCATCTGAGAGTGAAGGTTGGCCCAAGGTTATTGCAGAAGGAATGTTCTGGGGATGTGTTCCTATTTCGTCCTCAGTATCTTGTACTCCGTATATGTTAAATTATGGAGAGAGAGGTGTTCTGTTGACAATGGATTTAGAAAAAGATGTAAGGCAGATACAAACTCTTTTGAGTAATGCAACAGATTTTGACAAGAAACGAATTGAAGCTTCAAATTGGTCAAGAAAGTATACCTTAGATTTTTTTGAAAAAGAGATTTTAGAAATATTGAATTCGAAATAA
- a CDS encoding glycosyltransferase gives MRIVQIIDSLEAGGAERMAVNYANALADRIEFSGLVVTRKEGALFDQIDTGVSYFYLDRKKTFDYKALVKLRKYIVENKVTHIQAHSTSFFLAFLLKIGCPSIVLIWHDHYGGSEFLNKRPALVLQFVIPFFRGIISVNKKLMDWSESKLHFKNTIYLPNFPAEKYECSDETLLKGTPEKQIVCMANLREQKDHFLLLAVAKKIQTIYPDWTFHLVGKDFYDDYSINIKSKILELGLEKNVFLYGTKQDVKNILDQATIAILTSKSEGLPMALLEYAQQKKPVVVTDVGEISSLVIHGKNGFLVSSLQDQLFSEALIELIENESLRKKFGQELFHTINDNFTSEIILKQYLNWLQYNCQ, from the coding sequence ATGCGTATAGTTCAAATTATAGATTCTCTTGAGGCCGGTGGTGCTGAGCGTATGGCTGTTAATTATGCTAATGCACTTGCTGATAGGATTGAGTTCTCAGGTTTGGTAGTGACCAGAAAGGAAGGAGCTCTTTTTGATCAGATTGATACTGGTGTTTCTTATTTTTATTTGGATAGAAAAAAGACCTTTGACTATAAGGCATTGGTCAAATTACGCAAATACATAGTTGAGAATAAGGTAACTCATATACAAGCTCATAGCACTTCCTTTTTTTTAGCTTTTTTATTAAAAATTGGGTGTCCTTCGATAGTATTAATTTGGCATGACCATTATGGAGGTAGTGAATTTTTAAATAAAAGGCCAGCTCTTGTATTACAATTTGTTATACCTTTTTTTAGAGGTATTATTTCTGTAAATAAAAAACTTATGGATTGGTCAGAAAGTAAACTCCATTTTAAGAACACTATTTATTTGCCTAATTTTCCAGCAGAAAAATATGAATGTTCTGATGAAACTTTGTTGAAAGGTACTCCAGAAAAGCAAATTGTTTGTATGGCTAATTTAAGGGAACAAAAAGATCATTTTTTACTTTTAGCAGTTGCAAAAAAAATACAAACAATATATCCTGACTGGACATTTCATTTAGTAGGAAAAGATTTTTATGATGATTATTCGATTAATATAAAAAGCAAAATCCTTGAGTTAGGTTTAGAAAAAAATGTTTTTCTTTACGGTACAAAACAAGATGTTAAAAATATTTTAGACCAAGCTACTATAGCTATTTTAACTTCAAAATCTGAAGGATTGCCCATGGCCTTATTAGAATATGCTCAACAAAAAAAGCCAGTTGTGGTTACTGATGTTGGGGAAATTTCTTCTTTGGTCATTCATGGAAAAAATGGATTTTTAGTTTCTTCTTTACAAGATCAATTGTTTAGTGAGGCATTAATCGAGTTAATAGAAAATGAATCATTAAGAAAGAAATTTGGACAGGAATTATTCCATACAATAAATGATAATTTTACTTCGGAAATAATACTTAAACAGTATTTGAATTGGTTGCAATATAATTGTCAATGA
- a CDS encoding glycosyltransferase family 2 protein has protein sequence MIVVYHKNNRISKIVSDGNYLSPFDYNVSISKGICLLATLFPESKIVWCKEEFQDFLNLKDINSIFHHNKMMLSYLPNGMNFLGRKIGYVEQSLFIKMNKNVSYPTWQMSSIVGVVHASLLIKIKGKIKQDLDFDYYLNSVAKVCMPLGLLCYSEPKLLSSYEGVIVYKEASIYTLFKFVKQHYKKRWLVLLILNLMVFEKQFPLLPFGVSIFYKTRKNNKLQLNTIPVQSTLKTTIDNTIDVIIPTIGRKKFLYAILQDLSKQTHLPINVIIVEQNPLPNSISELDYLTTEIWPFKIKHTFIHQAGACNARNLALSQVESEWVFFADDDIRIEREFVEKAFINIKSIGAEVVSICCLQKGQRQIFNDIFQWGSFGSGCSFVNSESLKDTFFSKQYEFGYGEDSDFGMMLRNNGHDVIYLPEPKILHLKAPIGGFRTESVLLWQKESIQPKPSPTVMLYRKTYNSREQLRAYKTTLFFKYYKYQDIKNPYSYFKMFQKQWNQSVLWANKLNMLS, from the coding sequence TTGATTGTAGTATATCATAAAAATAATCGAATTTCTAAAATTGTTTCAGATGGAAATTACTTATCTCCCTTTGATTATAATGTTTCAATTTCTAAAGGTATATGCTTGTTAGCTACTCTATTTCCAGAATCAAAAATTGTTTGGTGCAAAGAAGAGTTTCAAGATTTTCTTAATTTAAAAGATATAAACTCTATTTTTCATCATAATAAAATGATGCTCTCTTATCTGCCTAACGGAATGAACTTTTTAGGGAGGAAAATTGGTTATGTTGAGCAATCTCTATTTATTAAAATGAATAAGAATGTCTCCTATCCTACTTGGCAGATGAGTAGTATCGTCGGTGTAGTTCATGCTTCATTACTTATTAAAATAAAAGGTAAAATAAAACAAGATTTAGATTTTGATTATTACCTAAATTCTGTTGCTAAAGTGTGTATGCCTTTAGGATTATTATGTTATTCGGAACCTAAATTATTGAGTTCTTATGAAGGTGTAATTGTTTATAAAGAAGCATCCATTTATACTCTATTCAAGTTTGTAAAACAACATTATAAAAAGCGCTGGTTAGTATTACTCATATTGAATTTAATGGTATTCGAGAAACAATTTCCGCTACTTCCTTTTGGCGTTTCAATATTTTATAAAACCCGAAAAAACAATAAGCTACAGTTAAATACTATTCCCGTACAATCTACTTTGAAGACAACAATAGATAACACTATTGATGTAATTATCCCTACAATAGGTCGGAAAAAGTTTTTGTATGCTATTTTGCAAGATTTATCTAAGCAAACTCATTTGCCTATAAATGTTATAATAGTAGAACAAAATCCATTACCCAATAGTATATCAGAATTAGATTATTTGACTACAGAAATATGGCCTTTTAAAATTAAACATACTTTTATACATCAAGCAGGTGCTTGTAATGCTCGAAATTTAGCTTTATCTCAGGTTGAAAGTGAATGGGTTTTTTTTGCTGATGATGATATTAGAATTGAAAGAGAATTCGTTGAAAAAGCTTTTATAAATATTAAAAGTATTGGAGCCGAAGTAGTCTCGATTTGTTGTTTACAAAAAGGGCAGCGCCAAATATTTAATGACATTTTTCAATGGGGTAGCTTTGGTTCTGGATGTAGTTTTGTGAATTCAGAAAGTTTGAAAGATACTTTTTTTTCAAAACAATATGAGTTTGGATATGGTGAGGATAGTGACTTTGGAATGATGCTAAGAAATAATGGGCACGATGTAATTTACTTACCAGAGCCTAAAATACTGCATTTAAAAGCCCCAATAGGAGGATTTAGAACTGAGTCAGTATTGTTATGGCAAAAAGAAAGCATACAGCCTAAGCCATCACCAACAGTTATGTTGTATAGAAAGACTTACAATTCTAGGGAACAACTCCGAGCTTATAAAACCACTTTGTTCTTTAAATATTATAAATATCAAGACATTAAAAATCCATATAGTTATTTTAAAATGTTTCAAAAACAATGGAATCAGAGTGTATTATGGGCAAATAAATTAAATATGCTATCATGA
- a CDS encoding MBOAT family protein encodes MFFNSLSFALFLPIVFLFYWFVFNKTKSTQNALLILASYYFYSCWDWRFLFLLVFSTLLDYYTGIRIEKSKSESGRKFWFWLSIIVNLGFLGIFKYYNFFANSFSDLLNGFGLKTSPLLLHVILPVGISFYTFHGLSYVIDIYYKRIKAEYNFVDYSLFVSYFPLLVAGPIERATHLLPQVKVKRTFDFEKAKEGIYQFIWGLVKKVVIADTCATYANAIFDHYQSMNSLSLLLGAFYFAFQIYGDFSGYSDMALGMSKLFGIDLLRNFNYPYFSRDIAEFWRRWHISLSSWFRDYLYIPLGGSSGGMAMKIRNTFVIFLVSGFWHGANWTFIAWGFINALYFLPLLLLKRNRTNMEIVQLHWNIDSFKVFFSMISTFALTCLAWIFFRANSIGEAFNYIARIFTNQVFQSQYLENERYNYEIILLIIPFILVEWNSRTQVEPISGRYSSLKLALCIAAIIALGTFSDYKEFIYFQF; translated from the coding sequence ATGTTTTTTAATTCTTTATCCTTTGCTCTTTTTTTACCAATTGTATTTTTGTTCTATTGGTTTGTTTTCAATAAAACAAAAAGCACACAAAATGCATTACTTATACTAGCAAGCTATTATTTCTATTCTTGTTGGGATTGGCGCTTTCTGTTTTTATTGGTTTTTTCTACTCTTTTAGATTATTATACGGGTATTAGAATTGAAAAAAGCAAATCGGAGTCGGGGCGAAAATTTTGGTTTTGGTTGAGTATAATCGTTAATTTAGGATTTTTAGGAATTTTTAAATACTATAACTTTTTTGCCAACTCATTTTCAGATTTGTTAAATGGTTTTGGTTTAAAAACAAGTCCGTTATTGCTTCATGTAATTCTTCCCGTGGGAATTTCGTTCTATACTTTTCATGGCTTATCTTATGTAATTGATATCTACTACAAACGGATTAAGGCCGAATATAATTTTGTAGATTATTCACTTTTTGTGAGTTATTTTCCATTATTGGTGGCTGGTCCGATTGAAAGAGCCACGCACTTATTGCCACAAGTTAAGGTAAAAAGAACTTTTGATTTTGAAAAAGCAAAAGAAGGCATTTACCAATTTATCTGGGGATTAGTCAAAAAAGTAGTTATAGCAGATACTTGTGCTACCTATGCAAATGCCATTTTTGATCATTATCAATCTATGAATTCGTTATCCTTATTACTAGGAGCTTTTTATTTTGCATTCCAGATTTATGGAGATTTTTCGGGTTATTCCGATATGGCTTTAGGAATGTCAAAATTATTTGGAATTGATTTGTTGCGAAATTTTAATTATCCTTATTTCTCGAGGGATATTGCTGAATTTTGGCGTCGTTGGCATATTTCACTTTCGTCATGGTTCCGAGATTATTTATATATTCCTTTAGGAGGAAGTAGTGGAGGGATGGCAATGAAGATTCGGAATACCTTCGTGATTTTTTTGGTAAGTGGATTTTGGCATGGAGCTAATTGGACTTTTATTGCTTGGGGATTTATTAATGCTCTATATTTTTTGCCATTATTACTTTTAAAAAGGAATAGAACCAATATGGAAATAGTTCAATTGCATTGGAATATTGATTCATTCAAAGTGTTCTTTAGTATGATTAGCACTTTTGCATTAACCTGTTTAGCTTGGATTTTTTTTAGAGCGAACTCTATTGGAGAAGCCTTTAATTATATAGCTCGTATTTTTACAAATCAAGTTTTTCAGTCACAATATTTAGAAAACGAACGGTATAATTATGAGATTATACTTTTGATTATTCCATTTATTTTAGTTGAATGGAACAGTCGAACTCAAGTTGAACCTATTTCAGGAAGGTACAGTAGTCTAAAATTAGCATTATGTATTGCTGCTATTATAGCCCTTGGAACCTTTTCAGATTATAAAGAATTTATTTATTTTCAATTTTAA
- the neuC gene encoding UDP-N-acetylglucosamine 2-epimerase, with protein sequence MKKILFLTGTRADFSKIKSLIQILEKQQGFEVFVFVTGMHLQKEYGYTLIEIERCHFENVHAFENHTHETTMDLTLAKTIEGLSAYSKTINPDMIIVHGDRVETLAGAIVGSLNNILVAHIEGGEISGTVDELIRHSVSKLSHIHFVSNENAANRLKQMGEINSSIHAIGSPDIDIMFSNTLPNLDVAKTYYQITFDSYAIAMFHPVTTEAKEMERYANDFVQALLNDTHNYVVVFPNNDLGTNTILEAYKKLVNHSRFRIFPSLRFEYFLTLLKNAQFIIGNSSAGIREAPYYGIPIINIGTRQQNRAVHAEIINVDYNLNSISEALKIIYNHQVEKTKSDFGQGNSTVLFLEALQNKDTWAINHQKQFRDI encoded by the coding sequence ATGAAAAAAATCCTATTCCTTACAGGAACTCGTGCTGATTTTAGTAAAATAAAATCCCTGATTCAAATTCTTGAAAAACAGCAAGGATTTGAAGTTTTTGTTTTTGTTACAGGCATGCACTTGCAAAAAGAGTATGGATATACACTTATTGAAATCGAAAGATGCCATTTCGAGAACGTTCATGCTTTCGAAAATCATACCCACGAAACTACTATGGATTTGACTTTGGCTAAAACCATCGAAGGACTTTCTGCTTATAGTAAAACAATTAATCCAGATATGATTATTGTTCATGGAGATCGAGTAGAAACACTAGCTGGAGCTATTGTAGGGTCTTTGAATAATATTTTAGTGGCTCATATTGAGGGAGGAGAAATCTCGGGGACAGTTGATGAGTTAATTCGTCATAGTGTTAGTAAATTGAGCCATATTCATTTTGTTTCCAATGAAAATGCAGCCAATCGATTGAAACAAATGGGTGAAATCAATTCTTCCATACACGCAATAGGTTCACCAGATATTGATATTATGTTTTCAAATACATTGCCTAACTTGGATGTTGCTAAGACCTATTATCAAATTACTTTTGATAGTTATGCCATTGCTATGTTTCATCCAGTAACAACTGAAGCAAAAGAAATGGAACGATATGCAAATGATTTTGTTCAAGCCTTATTGAACGACACGCATAATTATGTTGTTGTTTTTCCTAATAATGATTTGGGTACAAATACTATTTTAGAAGCATATAAAAAATTGGTCAACCATAGTCGATTCAGAATTTTTCCTTCCTTACGATTTGAGTATTTTTTGACTTTACTTAAAAATGCACAATTTATAATAGGGAATAGCAGCGCAGGAATACGTGAAGCTCCTTATTATGGAATTCCTATCATCAATATTGGGACACGTCAACAAAATAGAGCTGTGCATGCAGAAATTATTAATGTCGATTATAACTTAAATAGTATTAGTGAAGCTTTGAAAATTATCTATAATCACCAAGTTGAAAAGACAAAATCTGATTTTGGTCAAGGAAATAGTACCGTATTATTCCTTGAGGCTTTACAAAATAAAGATACTTGGGCCATTAATCATCAAAAACAATTTAGAGATATATAA
- a CDS encoding O-antigen ligase — protein sequence MKKEDLNYLYLIGLHVIIGILIFMMPFLSKIYGYGIYIFWLWYIIKSQNKNDEVLIAAAYIVGSEVFLRMTGGNPLYEITKYGVILFLFVGMYFSGFSKGALPYWIFLILLVPGVIISTFVLDFDTNIRKAIAFNISGPVCLAIASLYTFRKKIALVQMNTILLSLGLPIITCMVYLTLFTPNVREVITGTDSNFITSGGYGPNQVATILGLGMFIFFSRIVLESKSTFQVILNLFIAVNITYRGMLTFSRGGMITGFLMILLLLLFLYVKSNGNGKVKLNYIFVMIGLAMLCVWGYTSFQTGGLINKRYANQDAAGRVKESSFTGREEVAANEIDIFLKNPIFGVGVGKGAEVRKEETGIEVLSHDEITRMLAEHGSLGILGLMILFFTPLFLYFENKFNMFLLCFVCFWFLTVNHAAMRTAAPAFVYSLSLLNVQLVLPKKRVSP from the coding sequence ATGAAAAAAGAAGATTTAAACTATTTATACCTTATAGGACTCCATGTTATTATTGGGATACTAATTTTTATGATGCCATTTTTATCAAAGATTTATGGGTATGGAATCTATATCTTTTGGTTATGGTATATTATTAAAAGTCAGAATAAAAATGATGAGGTACTTATAGCAGCAGCATATATTGTTGGTAGTGAGGTTTTTTTAAGAATGACAGGGGGAAATCCATTGTATGAAATCACAAAATATGGAGTGATTTTATTTTTGTTTGTAGGGATGTATTTCAGTGGTTTTTCTAAAGGGGCTTTGCCCTATTGGATATTTCTTATTTTGTTAGTACCAGGAGTTATTATTTCAACTTTTGTCCTTGATTTTGATACAAATATCAGGAAAGCTATTGCCTTTAATATCTCTGGTCCGGTTTGTCTTGCTATTGCATCGTTGTATACTTTTCGAAAAAAAATAGCATTAGTGCAGATGAATACTATTCTTTTGAGCTTAGGGCTTCCTATTATTACTTGTATGGTATACCTAACTTTATTTACTCCAAATGTAAGAGAAGTAATTACTGGAACCGATTCTAATTTCATAACATCTGGTGGATACGGTCCAAACCAAGTAGCTACTATTTTGGGATTAGGAATGTTTATTTTCTTTTCTAGAATTGTTTTGGAATCTAAGTCTACTTTTCAAGTAATACTTAATCTTTTTATTGCGGTTAATATTACCTACAGAGGTATGCTTACCTTTTCTAGAGGAGGCATGATAACCGGATTTTTAATGATTCTATTGCTATTATTATTTTTATATGTAAAGTCTAATGGAAATGGAAAAGTAAAATTGAACTACATTTTTGTCATGATAGGATTAGCTATGCTATGTGTATGGGGATATACTTCATTTCAGACAGGAGGATTAATTAATAAGCGTTATGCAAATCAAGATGCAGCAGGTAGAGTAAAAGAAAGTAGTTTTACGGGTAGAGAAGAAGTTGCAGCAAACGAAATTGATATATTTTTGAAAAATCCAATTTTTGGGGTTGGTGTCGGAAAAGGAGCTGAGGTTCGTAAAGAAGAAACAGGTATTGAAGTATTGTCACATGATGAAATTACTAGAATGCTTGCAGAACATGGTTCTTTAGGAATTTTAGGTTTGATGATATTGTTCTTTACTCCTTTGTTTTTGTATTTTGAAAACAAATTCAATATGTTCTTATTATGTTTTGTTTGTTTTTGGTTTCTGACTGTTAATCATGCGGCTATGAGAACTGCTGCGCCAGCTTTTGTTTATTCACTTTCGTTACTTAATGTTCAATTAGTACTGCCTAAAAAAAGAGTTTCTCCTTGA